The DNA segment ACCTTCGGCGGTGAACGGCGTCGTGACGATGGAGATGGTGAGCGCGCCCGACTCGCGGGCGGCCTTCGCGACCACGGGGGCCGAACCGGTGCCGGTGCCGCCGCCGAGTCCGGCGGTGACGAACACCATGTCCGAGCCCTGGATGGCGTCGTAGATCTCGTCCTGGCTCTCCAGGGCGGCCTCCTCGCCGACCTGCGGGAGCGACCCGGCACCCCGACCCTGGGTCTTCTGTTCGCCCATCAGAATCTTGGTGTCGGCCTCGATCTCGACGAGGTGCTGAACGTCGGTGTTGGCCGCCACGAGCGCCGCGCCGTGGATGCCCTCTTCGGCCATGCGGTTGACGGTGTTACCGCCGGCACCGCCGCACCCGACCACCGTGATGTCGGTCTGAAGGTCCTGAAGTACGTCCTTGAGTTCCTCGTCGGTCATCGTCCCCGTCATGTTCGCCGCCTCCGCGGCACCCCCCGACGTGGGTTGGTGCGAGGAGCTACCCCCCTCGGCTTCCTCGATGGCGTCTTCGACTAGCGAGTCCATGCTGAAGTTGCCTTGAGAACGGAGCTTAATTATCTTTCCCCTCTCTGTCGGACGAACGTCTGACAATCGCTGACATATGACGGCTCTCGCGCCCGAACGGTCCCCGCGGCGCTCGGTTCAGACCGGGAACCGGACCGTCCGCTCGGTCCGGACCGCCTCGGGCGGTATCTCCTCGTCGCCCACCGTCACTGCCTCTCCCGCCGAGAGTTTCCCGAACTCCGGCCCCTCCGGCACGCCGAGGTCGCGGGCCTTTCCCGGGTCGAAGGTCGTCTGGCGCGCGACCACCGCGTCGTCCTCGCGCGCGACCGAGTCGTACTTCTCGGCCAGCACGTCGGCCAGCGCCGCCACCAGCGCTTCGCGGTCGGCCGGGCCGCGACTCGCGGCCCGGCCGACCGCCCGCGTCCCGCTCTGCTCGGTTTCGAACGCGAGGACGTTCACTTCGACGGCCTCGCGGGCGGCGTCGGCGTCGATACCCTGGACCTCCGCCAACAGTTCCTCCGGGAGGTCTACGAGTTCGTACTCGTCCGGACCGTCGGCGTCGTCGCACCTCGCAGGGTCGCCGAACCGCAGGCCCTCGCCGACCGGCGCGAGGTCGGCCTCCAGCGACTCGACCAGCGCGAGCGGGACGCCCGTCGTCTCCCGGACCCACGTCTCGCTCACTACCTCGAAGCCGAGGTCGGCGACCTCGGCTTCGAGGTCGGGGCGGTCGCCGTCGACCACCACGCGGTCGGCACGACTTGCCTCGAAGGCTCGGGCAAGCACGTCCCGATTGTGCTCCGGCGCGCCCATCTCGTCGAGGCCCCAGTCGGCGGCGACGTGGCCGACCGCCCAGTCGGTTTCGCGGGCGATGCGAGTAAACCGGGGCGCGTAGTGGTTGCCGCCGAAGCCGACCATCTGTCGGTCGCGGTGCGGGGCGACGCCCCGCAGGTCGAGAATCGACCGGGCGACCGCTCGCGCGCCGTCGGGGTCGTCCCACTGGGGTTCGTCGCTGCCGAGTTCCGCGAACAGCGAGGGAACGCCGACCTCGGAGGGGCCGTGGTGGGTACACTCCATGCCGACCTCGTACTCCTCGGGCGCGTGCTCGGCAAAGGCGTCGAGCAGTCGCGCGAGCGCGTTCGGGCACGCTTCCGCGAGGCCGCCCTCCGTTCCGCCGTACTTCGCGGGGCCGAAGTTGCCCGTGAAGTGGGCGGTCAGCAGCGGACCGGTGTCGCCGGAGTGCCGGGAGGCGAAGACGAGGCAGTCCGGCGAGTCGAAGGGTCCGGCGGCGTCCTCGACGTCGAGGTGGAGGGCGTCGAACTCCCGGAGTTCGAACCCCTCGCGCCGGTAGTAGGTACCGCCGCCCTCGGCGTCGGCCAGCAAGTCGTCTTCGCGCTGTTCCCAGTCGGCCAGCTCCAGCAGGTGCTCGCCGACGTGGACGGAGGCCGAGTCGGCGCGGCTGACGACGATGGCTATCACGGGTGGGGATTGGGAGGAGCGCGGATTAAGCCCATCGAAGGCCGCGGTCGTCTCGCTTCGGACCCAGGTAGCGCCGGTATTTCATCAACTGCTTATAGTGAAAAGAACTTCCGTGACCTCATGGAACTGACGGAAGCCGACGGACTTCGGAATCTCGGTGTCGTCTGGCTCTACGTATGCTCGGTGTTCCTGGTCGTCGAAGCGTTACAATTATTCGGAGTCGGCGGCGCACCCCTCGTTCTGTGTTCGCTCGCAGCCGGCGTCCTGCTGGCGGTCGTCGTCCTGTGGGGCTACAACCGCGTCTTCCTCGACGAAGCGTAATCTCCGTTCTCGCAACTCACGGTAGAACGTGCGTCGAAAGTCGGTCCGCAGAAGTCTTCGAACTATCCTTCAGGCGTCAGTCGGCGTGGTCGACCTGCCCGGACCGACCGCCGATGGCGTCGCGGGCGTTGTCGACGGTGCGACCGACGAGATACTTGAGTTCCGCGCGCCGCATCGCGAACAGCACCGCGCCCAGCACGAGGTAGACCGCGGTGTAGGCGTAGAGGATGAGGATGCTGAGTTCGGTCGCCTGGGGTTCGGCCACCGTCCGGATGACGTAGAACTCCGCGACCAACTGAGTGAGGAACAGCACCAGGATGGCGACCGCCTCCCGGACGCTGATCTCGAAGTTCGAGAGGATGGCCAGCGCGAAGAAGCTCTGGGCTGCCGTGATCCAGATTTCGGCGGTCTGCTTGTGGTCGAAGGGAAGCGTGCCGATCTGGCCGGCGGCGATGCTGTAGACGACCGCGAGCGTCCCGATGAGCAGCGTCCACTGGTTGAGCTTCGAGGAGATGAGCGCGTTGAACCCGGCGGTCGAACGCGCCTTGTTGACGAGGTAGGCGACGACGATGAGTTCGGGCGACTCGGAGGCCAGCGGCGCGATCCACTGGATCATGAAGAACGGCGGGATGCCGGCGGCCGTCCCGAGTTCCTCCAACCCGTGGGCGAACGGGTGGACCGCGGTGTAGATCATCACGCCGGAGTAGGCGAACAGCACGAGGACGGTGAGGATGCGCGGAATCTTCGAGAGCGACTGGAAGTACGCCGGGACGCCGACCTGCTCTTCGTGGTCCTCGACGTCGCCGCGGATGATGATGGCGATGTAGGTGACGTAGAGGCCGACGAGGACGATGGTGTCGGGCATGCCGATGCCGTTGCCCAGCGGGACGAAGAACGCGTAGGCGGTGGCGATCAGCAGGAACGTTATCTCGGTGGCGATGTCGCGGTCGAGTTCGAGGTGGTCGGCCATGATGCCGGAACTCTCGTTGACCGCGGGGTCGTCCGAACTCCCCGAGCGGTAGATGGTGAACAGCGCGATGCCCGACCAGCCCAGGCCGATGAGGATGCGGTTCGCGCCGGTCATGTTGGCCACCGCGAGGTTGGCGGCTTCCATTCCGCGCGGAGTGTTGATGTTCGCGCCGGCGGTCCACGCGTACAGCGCGTCGACGGCGTACTCGGGGGCGACCGCGAGCACCGCGAGCACCGCCAGCGCGAACGCTCGCGGCACGTCTTTCTCGGCGGTTTCTGCGCCCCACGCCAGCAGGAACGACGCGCCGAGGACCGCGAGGCCGGTGATGCCGACCGTCGCGAGGTCGCTCATCGCGTGAACGTTCCCGGAAAGCCTGGTGACGACCCAGGGCAACGTCAGTAACACCGTGGCGGCGACCGCCACCAGCGGGTGTCGTAGGCGACTGGACATGACTCTCACCGGGTCTTGCTCGCCCCGAAAAGTAGGTCTTGCGTTACTAGTTCGACGAGACGACGGAAACGGAGTTCACGGGAACAGCAGGTAGACGAACCCGGCGTAGCCGCCGACGAGCGCGACGCCGCTCCACCGCGAGATGCTCCGCTTGTAGGCCATCAGCGCCATCGCGCCGACCGTGAACGCGACCATCACCGGGAAGTGGAACGTCTGGACGCTGGCCGTGACCGTCAGCGGGTTGACCACCGCGAGCAGGCCGACGACCGCCAGGACGTTGTAGATGTTCGAACCGATGACGTTGCCCACGCTGAACTCTGCTTCGTCGCGGAGCGCGCTCAGCACGGAGGTCGCGAGTTCCGGCAGCGACGTGCCGAACGCGATGATGGTGATGGCGATGAAGAGGTCGCCGAAGCCGAACGACCGCAGGAGGCCGGTACCGCCCTGCACGAGGCCGATGGACCCGCCGAGCAGGCAGACGCCCGCCCCGGCGAGGACGGCGAACTCCCGGAAGCCGGCCGACCCCGAATCGTCGTCGAGTTGCATCTCGTCGGGAATCACGTCACCGTCGTCGGCCCGGGACTCGTAGAGCATGTAGCCGGTGAACACCGCGAGCGTCACGAGCAACGCCGCGCCGTCGAACGGACCGAGCGTGCCGTCCGAGCCGAGCAGGACGAGCAACACCGCCGCGACGAGCATGAACGGCCCGTGTCGCCACAGGAGCTTCGAGTCGACGCCCATCGGCTGGACGAGCGCCGAAGCCCCGAGCACGAGGCCGATGTTCGCGATGTTAGAGCCGATGATGTTGCCGAGGCCGAT comes from the Halorussus vallis genome and includes:
- a CDS encoding D-aminoacyl-tRNA deacylase; the encoded protein is MIAIVVSRADSASVHVGEHLLELADWEQREDDLLADAEGGGTYYRREGFELREFDALHLDVEDAAGPFDSPDCLVFASRHSGDTGPLLTAHFTGNFGPAKYGGTEGGLAEACPNALARLLDAFAEHAPEEYEVGMECTHHGPSEVGVPSLFAELGSDEPQWDDPDGARAVARSILDLRGVAPHRDRQMVGFGGNHYAPRFTRIARETDWAVGHVAADWGLDEMGAPEHNRDVLARAFEASRADRVVVDGDRPDLEAEVADLGFEVVSETWVRETTGVPLALVESLEADLAPVGEGLRFGDPARCDDADGPDEYELVDLPEELLAEVQGIDADAAREAVEVNVLAFETEQSGTRAVGRAASRGPADREALVAALADVLAEKYDSVAREDDAVVARQTTFDPGKARDLGVPEGPEFGKLSAGEAVTVGDEEIPPEAVRTERTVRFPV
- a CDS encoding sodium:calcium antiporter, with the translated sequence MSSRLRHPLVAVAATVLLTLPWVVTRLSGNVHAMSDLATVGITGLAVLGASFLLAWGAETAEKDVPRAFALAVLAVLAVAPEYAVDALYAWTAGANINTPRGMEAANLAVANMTGANRILIGLGWSGIALFTIYRSGSSDDPAVNESSGIMADHLELDRDIATEITFLLIATAYAFFVPLGNGIGMPDTIVLVGLYVTYIAIIIRGDVEDHEEQVGVPAYFQSLSKIPRILTVLVLFAYSGVMIYTAVHPFAHGLEELGTAAGIPPFFMIQWIAPLASESPELIVVAYLVNKARSTAGFNALISSKLNQWTLLIGTLAVVYSIAAGQIGTLPFDHKQTAEIWITAAQSFFALAILSNFEISVREAVAILVLFLTQLVAEFYVIRTVAEPQATELSILILYAYTAVYLVLGAVLFAMRRAELKYLVGRTVDNARDAIGGRSGQVDHAD
- a CDS encoding calcium/sodium antiporter encodes the protein MLALQTTGDLLLSAETLYLVGGILLLYLGAELLVDSASSLALGYGIAPATVGVTIVAFSTTSPELFVSVIGGIGISDDIGLGNIIGSNIANIGLVLGASALVQPMGVDSKLLWRHGPFMLVAAVLLVLLGSDGTLGPFDGAALLVTLAVFTGYMLYESRADDGDVIPDEMQLDDDSGSAGFREFAVLAGAGVCLLGGSIGLVQGGTGLLRSFGFGDLFIAITIIAFGTSLPELATSVLSALRDEAEFSVGNVIGSNIYNVLAVVGLLAVVNPLTVTASVQTFHFPVMVAFTVGAMALMAYKRSISRWSGVALVGGYAGFVYLLFP